A genomic region of Eriocheir sinensis breed Jianghai 21 chromosome 42, ASM2467909v1, whole genome shotgun sequence contains the following coding sequences:
- the LOC127010025 gene encoding lysoplasmalogenase-like protein TMEM86A encodes MKGKTQLAKQSPGPPYHMLRPFALSVVLSLLVVAPQEDPKPFVTVFKVAPILCLTWIVLRKEIMRLETVLLLLALVFSMIGDFYLLWPKKHFLEGVMAFWVAQAIYIVSFGFKRVSWKSGLAAYGFNLLCLVVALNFIPSPPEKMAVTFYSFTLITVVWRALDRHLLNKEISWHRRVSGVVGTMVFCASDLCIALLQEGKMLPHTPTQLIILSTYYIAQAFIVLGLCEGFWKL; translated from the exons ATGAAAGGAAAAACCCAGCTCGCCAAACAGTCCCCGGGGCCACCTTACCATATGCTACGGCCGTTTGCGTTGTCCGTGGTGCTGTCCTTGCTGGTCGTGGCGCCCCAAGAGGATCCAAAACCGTTCGTGACCGTGTTCAAGGTGGCCCCGATCCTATGTCTGACCTGGATCGTCCTGAGGAAAGAGATCATGAGGCTTGAGACGGTTCTGCTCCTGCTGGCTTTGGTGTTTTCAATGATTGGGGATTTCTACTTG ctATGGCCCAAGAAGCACTTCCTGGAGGGGGTGATGGCGTTTTGGGTAGCGCAGGCCATCTACATCGTCTCCTTCGGCTTCAAGAGGGTTAGCTGGAAGAGTGGGTTGGCGGCCTATGGGTTCAACTTGCTGTGTCTCGTGGTCGCCCTGAACTTCATCCCTTCGCCGCCCGAGAAGATGGCTGTCACTTTTTACTCGTTTACGTTGATTACGGTCGTTTGGAGGGCTCTAGACAG GCACCTCCTCAACAAAGAGATATCGTGGCACAGAAGGGTCTCCGGAGTGGTCGGTACAATGGTGTTCTGTGCCTCTGACCTGTGCATCGCTTTGCTTCAAGAGGGGAAGATGCTGCCTCACACACCAACCCAACTTATCATACTGTCAACTTACTACATAGCCCAGGCCTTTATTGTACTAGGTCTGTGTGAAGGGTTTTGGAagctgtag